In one Juglans regia cultivar Chandler chromosome 11, Walnut 2.0, whole genome shotgun sequence genomic region, the following are encoded:
- the LOC108980389 gene encoding long chain acyl-CoA synthetase 1-like, protein MCIFLFLPLAHIIDCVIEEDFFRMGASVGYYHEDLKAIWDDLMELKPTCFVGVPRVFERVHEGILQALQELKPIRRNIFHLLYRYKLTRMNLRFKQKNYAPLAYLLALRKARYLEHMWVRAYLWLDHVFSS, encoded by the exons ATGTGTATCTTCCTTTTCCTACCCCTAGCTCATATCATTGACTGTGTGATTGAAGAGGATTTTTTTCGTATGGGTGCTTCTGTTGGCTACTATCATGAG GATCTTAAAGCAATCTGGGATGATTTGATGGAGCTGAAGCCAACATGTTTTGTTGGAGTGCCTCGAGTTTTTGAAAGAGTGCATGAAG GTATTCTACAAGCATTACAAGAACTCAAACCAATTCGgagaaatatttttcatctgctCTACAGATA CAAACTTACTCGGATGAATTTAAGGTTTAAACAGAAGAATTATGCACCATTAGCATATCTATTGGCATTAAGGAAG GCCAGGTATTTGGAACATATGTGGGTACGTGCGTATCTGTGGCTGGATCATGTATTCTCATCCTGA
- the LOC108980388 gene encoding uncharacterized protein LOC108980388, which translates to MKLAMVSLQPALSPNRIQEFENLSKKRKLEGSQEEQFFEKRSKRESTNSILDIELQYLETPLPLEWQRCLDIQSGQIHFYNTRTHKRTSRDPRRSPEPEPASPDEHMSLELQLSILPCESLRKSHADDDNLINRPALGSSTTDHHQFMESKAQVEIKGLGGSARSTPSWLAFDIGDDQHEMVATVCTRCHMLVMLCKSSPSCPNCKFLHPPDQGTPNLFKRRCTLFC; encoded by the exons ATGAAGCTAGCTATGGTTTCCTTGCAACCAGCCCTTTCTCCTAACAGAatccaagaatttgagaacttaTCGAAGAAGAGAAAGTTGGAAGGTTCCCAAGAAGAACAATTTTTCGAGAAACGATCAAAACGGGAAAGCACGAATTCCATACTTGATATCGAGCTACAGTACCTCGAGACTCCATTACCTCTAGAGTGGCAACGGTGCCTAGATATCCAG tcaGGTCAGATACACTTTTACAACACGAGGACCCATAAGAGGACGTCTAGGGATCCTAGGAGAAGCCCTGAGCCAGAGCCAGCCAGTCCGGACGAGCATATGAGCTTAGAGCTCCAGTTGAGTATTCTACCCTGCGAGTCGCTCAGAAAGAGCCATGCGGACGACGACAATTTGATCAACAGGCCCGCACTTGGTTCGAGTACTACTGATCATCATCAGTTCATGGAATCCAAAGCACAAGTAGAGATCAAAGGCTTGGGAGGCTCCGCGCGTAGTACTCCGTCGTGGTTGGCATTCGATATTGGGGATGATCAGCACGAGATGGTAGCAACTGTCTGCACGCGATGCCACATGTTAGTCATGCTGTGCAAGTCCTCTCCTTCTTGTCCTAACTGCAAATTCCTTCACCCACCAGACCAGGGCACTCCAAACCTATTCAAGAGAAGGTGTACCCTCTTTTGCTAG
- the LOC108980395 gene encoding sugar transport protein 5 → MAVGGFAVDGPGTGTGFQGKITASVVITCIVAASSGLIFGYDIGISGGVTTMVPFLRKFFPSVLRKAAEAKTNIYCVFDSQVLTSFTSSLYIAGLASSLVASRLTAAIGRKNTMVLGGCTFLTGAAINGGAANIAMLILGRILLGFGVGFTNQATPVYLSEVAPPKWRGAFNTGFQFFIGVGVVAANCINYGTAKHSWGWRLSLGLAMVPAAIMTVGALIITDTPSSLVERGKLTQAKQSLVKVRGSDDADVEAELADLIKSSEVSKAAKREPFVTIFDRQYRPHLVMSIAIPFFQQVTGINIIAFYAPVLFQSVGFGNDSALIAAIILGVVNLCSILVSTFVVDRYGRRFLFMVGGIQMFLCQVAVAAVLAATTGVSGTKHISKGYAILVLVLMCIYAAGFGWSWGPLSWLIPSEIFPMKIRLTGQSISVAVNFGTTFVLSQTFLSMLCHFKYGTFLFYAGWIAAMTIFVALFLPETKGIHLDSMYEVWERHWYWRRFVRRQP, encoded by the exons ATGGCCGTGGGAGGTTTCGCCGTGGACGGACCCGGCACGGGTACCGGCTTCCAAGGCAAGATAACAGCTTCAGTGGTAATCACATGCATCGTTGCTGCTTCCAGTGGCCTCATATTCGGATATGACATCGGAATTTCAG GAGGCGTAACTACAATGGTaccatttttgagaaaattcttCCCGTCAGTACTGAGAAAGGCAGCAGAAGCCAAGACAAACATATATTGCGTGTTTGATAGCCAGGTTTTAACATCATTCACATCTTCACTCTACATAGCAGGGCTGGCATCCTCCCTTGTAGCCAGCCGACTCACAGCAGCAATTGGCCGCAAAAATACCATGGTGCTTGGTGGCTGCACCTTTCTTACAGGTGCTGCCATCAATGGCGGGGCGGCCAATATTGCCATGCTTATCTTGGGCCGTATCTTGCTCGGTTTCGGGGTTGGTTTCACAAACCAG GCAACTCCGGTGTACCTCTCGGAGGTGGCACCACCCAAATGGCGAGGTGCATTCAACACAGGTTTCCAATTCTTTATCGGTGTTGGGGTAGTTGCAGCCAATTGTATAAACTACGGCACTGCCAAGCACAGCTGGGGGTGGCGTCTCTCCCTCGGTCTTGCCATGGTACCTGCTGCTATTATGACAGTAGGGGCACTTATTATCACAGACACGCCCAGCAGCCTCGTGGAACGAGGCAAGCTCACGCAAGCTAAGCAATCCCTTGTCAAAGTTCGAGGTTCTGATGATGCAGACGTGGAAGCTGAACTGGCTGATCTCATCAAGTCGAGTGAAGTTTCTAAAGCGGCTAAAAGGGAGCCATTTGTGACTATATTCGACAGGCAATACCGACCACACCTTGTAATGTCGATTGCgataccattttttcagcaggTGACTGGGATAAATATCATTGCGTTCTATGCACCAGTTCTTTTCCAATCGGTGGGTTTTGGCAACGACTCAGCCTTAATAGCAGCCATTATACTCGGGGTGGTCAACTTGTGCTCAATCCTTGTGTCCACGTTCGTCGTTGATAGGTATGGCCGAAGATTTCTGTTCATGGTGGGTGGGATTCAAATGTTTTTGTGCCAG GTCGCCGTGGCTGCTGTGCTAGCAGCTACAACAGGTGTTTCGGGCACGAAGCATATCTCAAAGGGCTACGCTATATTGGTACTGGTTCTAATGTGCATCTACGCTGCCGGTTTTGGTTGGTCATGGGGCCCTCTGAGCTGGCTCATTCCGAGCGAAATATTTCCAATGAAAATCCGGCTCACAGGCCAAAGCATTAGCGTTGCTGTGAACTTCGGAACTACGTTTGTGCTATCTCAAACATTTTTATCCATGCTATGCCACTTCAAATATGGCACTTTCCTGTTTTATGCCGGCTGGATCGCGGCTATGACTATTTTTGTTGCACTTTTCTTGCCGGAGACAAAAGGAATACATTTAGATTCGATGTATGAAGTGTGGGAGCGGCACTGGTATTGGCGCCGCTTTGTGCGGAGGCAGCCCTAG